A genomic segment from Barrientosiimonas humi encodes:
- the prcB gene encoding proteasome subunit beta: MSRGEADDARLPAAFLRSGSSSFSEFLTSHAPHLVPSARQLPPGATIDAPHGTTIVAATFAGGVLLAGDRRATMGNVIANRDMQKVFTTDEYSAVGIAGTAGIAIELVKLFQVELEHYEKIEGALLSLEGKANRLATMIRGNLGMAMQGLAVVPLFAGFDLDTGTGRIFSYDVTGGCYEEHGHHSVGSGSFFARGSMKKLWQPDHDETPAVHTVLEALYDAADDDSATGGPDLTRRIWPTVAVLDASGARFLPEDDLARKVEQVLAGRRGDPGGAVR; encoded by the coding sequence GTGAGCCGAGGCGAGGCCGACGACGCGCGGCTGCCCGCGGCGTTCCTGCGCTCGGGCAGCTCCTCGTTCAGCGAGTTCCTGACCTCCCACGCCCCCCACCTGGTGCCCTCCGCACGCCAGCTCCCGCCCGGCGCGACCATCGACGCGCCGCACGGCACCACGATCGTGGCCGCGACCTTCGCCGGCGGCGTGCTGCTCGCCGGTGACCGACGCGCCACCATGGGCAACGTCATCGCCAACCGGGACATGCAGAAGGTCTTCACGACCGACGAGTACTCCGCGGTCGGCATCGCCGGCACGGCCGGCATCGCCATCGAGCTGGTCAAGCTGTTCCAGGTCGAGCTGGAGCACTACGAGAAGATCGAGGGCGCGCTGCTCTCGCTCGAGGGCAAGGCCAACCGGCTCGCGACGATGATCCGCGGCAACCTGGGCATGGCCATGCAGGGCCTCGCGGTCGTACCGCTCTTCGCCGGGTTCGACCTCGACACCGGCACCGGCCGGATCTTCTCCTACGACGTCACCGGCGGCTGCTACGAGGAGCACGGCCACCACAGCGTCGGCTCCGGCTCGTTCTTCGCCCGCGGCTCGATGAAGAAGCTCTGGCAGCCCGACCACGACGAGACCCCGGCCGTGCACACGGTGCTCGAGGCGCTCTACGACGCGGCCGACGACGACTCCGCGACCGGCGGACCCGACCTGACCCGGCGGATCTGGCCGACCGTCGCGGTGCTCGACGCCTCGGGCGCGCGGTTCCTGCCCGAGGATGACCTCGCCCGCAAGGTCGAGCAGGTGCTCGCCGGCCGCCGCGGCGACCCAGGGGGTGCAGTGCGATGA
- the prcA gene encoding proteasome subunit alpha: MTMPFYVSPEQLMKDRADFARKGIARGRSVVVLAYDGGIAFVAENPSRALHKISEIYDRIAFAAVGKYNEYENLRVAGVRYADLRGYSYDRSDVTARGLANAYAQTLGAIFTQEQKPYEVEIVVAQVGERPEQDQIYRLTYDGSVAFETGFVAMGGGGEQITAALKERWAPDSDLETVLRLAVEVLGQAAQEGEQDRQISPDQLEVAVLDRHRERRTFRRIGEPLLSALLSSDDPTHDVPQQDDPEPGAHDTLTGRTDDAAGPEASDAAQRTGDDQRDTTNPQTQQSDSVSTEPSSDDS, encoded by the coding sequence ATGACCATGCCGTTCTACGTCTCGCCCGAGCAGCTGATGAAGGACCGGGCCGACTTCGCGCGCAAGGGCATCGCGCGCGGACGCTCGGTCGTCGTGCTGGCCTACGACGGCGGCATCGCGTTCGTCGCCGAGAACCCCTCGCGCGCGCTGCACAAGATCTCCGAGATCTACGACCGCATCGCCTTCGCGGCGGTGGGCAAGTACAACGAGTACGAGAACCTGCGCGTCGCCGGCGTCCGCTACGCCGACCTGCGCGGCTACTCCTACGACCGCAGCGACGTCACCGCGCGCGGGCTGGCCAACGCCTACGCCCAGACGCTCGGCGCGATCTTCACCCAGGAGCAGAAGCCCTACGAGGTCGAGATCGTCGTCGCCCAGGTGGGGGAGCGGCCCGAGCAGGACCAGATCTACCGGCTCACCTACGACGGCTCGGTCGCGTTCGAGACCGGCTTCGTCGCGATGGGCGGCGGCGGCGAGCAGATCACCGCCGCGCTCAAGGAGCGCTGGGCCCCCGACTCCGACCTGGAGACGGTGCTGCGGCTCGCGGTCGAGGTGCTCGGCCAGGCGGCGCAGGAGGGTGAGCAGGACCGGCAGATCAGCCCCGACCAGCTCGAGGTGGCCGTGCTCGACCGGCACCGCGAGCGGCGCACCTTCCGGCGCATCGGCGAGCCGCTGCTGTCGGCGCTGCTGTCCAGCGACGACCCGACCCACGACGTGCCCCAGCAGGACGACCCCGAGCCGGGCGCCCACGACACGCTCACCGGTCGCACCGACGATGCCGCGGGGCCTGAGGCCTCCGACGCGGCGCAGCGCACCGGCGACGACCAGCGCGACACCACGAATCCGCAGACGCAGCAGAGCGATTCGGTCAGCACCGAACCGTCGTCCGACGACTCCTGA